GAGATGTTTTTCCCAACAACCAAGCCTTCGATTTGGTGGAATTGGTGACTGTGGGTCGCATCGTCTGTGTCACGACGGAACACACGTCCTGGTGAGATCATTTTCAAAGGCCCCTTCGAAAAATCATGAGCATCCATAGCACGCGCCTGAACTGGAGACGTGTGAGTACGGAGCAAGATTTCTTCTGTGATATAGAAAGTGTCCTGCATATCGCGAGCTGGGTGGTCTTTTGGAAGGTTCATACGCTCAAAGTTGTAGTAGTCTTTTTCAACTTCAAAACCATCCACGACTTGGTAACCCATCCCGATGAAAATATCTTCGATTTCCTCACTGGTTTGTGTCAAAACGTGACGGTGACCAGTCGCAACTGGACGACCTGGAAGTGTCACATCGATGCTCTCGCTAGCAAGTTGAGCCGCGACTTTCTTTTCTTCCAAAAGCTTAGCTGTTTCTTCAAAGGCTGCAGTCAAGATATCACGAGCTTCATTGACGTGTTTCCCAATGATTGGACGCATCTCAGCAGAAACATCTTTCATCCCTTTAAGGATTTCAGTAAGCGAACCCTTTTTGCCGAGGACAGAGACACGCAAGTCTTGCATCTCTTTTTCATTTTCAGCAGAAATCTG
This window of the Streptococcus sp. D7B5 genome carries:
- the pheS gene encoding phenylalanine--tRNA ligase subunit alpha; amino-acid sequence: MSTIEEQLKALREETLASLKQISAENEKEMQDLRVSVLGKKGSLTEILKGMKDVSAEMRPIIGKHVNEARDILTAAFEETAKLLEEKKVAAQLASESIDVTLPGRPVATGHRHVLTQTSEEIEDIFIGMGYQVVDGFEVEKDYYNFERMNLPKDHPARDMQDTFYITEEILLRTHTSPVQARAMDAHDFSKGPLKMISPGRVFRRDTDDATHSHQFHQIEGLVVGKNISMADLQGTLQLIVQKMFGEERQIRLRPSYFPFTEPSVEVDVSCFKCGGEGCNVCKKTGWIEIMGAGMVHPRVLEMSGIDATVYSGFAFGLGQERVAMLRNGINDIRGFYQGDVRFSEQFK